The genomic region TTACTTTCAGGACAACAGCGAAATTCACTTCAAAGTGAAGATGACAACACATCTAAAGAAGCTAAAGGAATCTTACAGTCAAAGACAGGTAGAGTTATGAAGCCCCAACGATTGTCCCATCTCATTTTGACAATGTGGGTCAGAACTTCAGAATGAATGTCATCATGTTCTCAGTATCTGATGCAACCATGTGTGATTCCTTCCTGCAGGGTGTACCAATGAACACCCTAAGGTTTCTTTTTGAAGGACAGAGAATCTCAGACAACCAAACCCCCAAAGAGGTAACCCAACCCATCCCTCTTCCCTTGTATCATCCATACAGTCACTAGTCTGGGTGCCAGGCTGTTTCTCTGGCCAAACCCTTATGGAATGGCAATTCCAAACAtgaacagactggcactcaggttATACAACCACCACTGTCTCCTAAAGTCAAAATGTTCTTATTTATTATAATTTTATTTAGGTGACATTTCAATTTGTTTTCCTGTGAACCTTGAACATGCTTGCAGATAAACTTTCCCCTGCGTCTTTGTCtgactttctctccctccccagctTGGAATGGAAGATGAGGATGTCATTGAAGTGTATCAGGAACAGACCGGTGGACTTTGGAATGATTAGACTtgctgtattttttttttctcatttagaATTTTGTATGTATTTTGCTTTTGTTCTTTGCACCATCTGGATCACACACTCTATTGGGGCTTCCATGTGCGAGGGCACAAAGAACGACTGTGTTAGAATGGATAGATGATCTGTTCTTTCTCCTTTTAAACACCTCGCACAGTCATTTCTTCTCCCTTCCTTTACAATGCAGGTAACATTGTAGTGCAGACAGCGTCATAGCTGAATGTCCCCCTATTGAGAGAGAGAACACGCATACAATGACTGGTTTTCTCTAGACTCTGCTACACACGCCTCTTTCGCACCTAAAGTTTGAATATACCACCTCTGAATGCTAAAGCATTGTTATGAATCTTTAACTATCCCACATTTCCTACCACTGATGGATATGGTCTAATGATATTTAAAATATGAAATGTTTTTATGATCAGGATGTATATTTTTGCATCCATTATTTGTGTGTAATAATTAGTCTGTCCGTggtcagggttccccaactggcaggCTGAATTGGGCCCGCGGGTGATTATTTGCCCACGGGCCAAAAAcaatattttaaattgttggacataagactgtaaaaacaccagcgaACCTGCtacaagtgattttaatttgggaTATTTGTTTCAAAAAGAGAGCTGTGATCATATACACATGTAAGCAAGGCTTGAAATTATGTTTCAGTCAAatatatatctgtttgggcttcttggggtcaatttgcagtctcTAAATTATtcgtaattatgttctggccccctgacCACCCGTTCAAGAAAAAAATCAGCCCATGGCTGAATCCAGTTGATGCCTTTCCTAGGTGttcttttttatttctatttgaaTTATTAAGTTCAGATCATTTCAAGGGGTTAAAGTTTCTGTTTAATCTCTGGCTTCTTCTTGGATTTAAATGTTTGTCTCTTTTTTTAATCAAGATAATCTTGCTGTATTGAACCACAACAGTAGCCGCACAGAAATGTCAATGCAACAAATGACTCCTTTTATGGAGGCTTTGATCCGGATGGTTTGAAGCAGATCATTTTTCTTTTTTTGAATAAAATGTTTAACAAAAACAGGACTGATATTTTCCAACTTTGACACTTGTATACCATTGCAGACAAAACAAGAATATCCTGAATTAGGACTGCAGGTTGGATTCCTGTCCACCAGAGGGAGCTCTCGTCATGTTTATGACAAGAGTGACTGGGTATTTATTTGACATCTCACATTCCATGATACATTATGAAAACAACTTTGGCCATGTACATAGCCACATGCAGAGGGTATTTACCGTGCTGCCTATCCTCCATTCAAGGCCTTGGACAATGTAAAAGCAAAATGAGTCTTAAAATAACTGTCCAGTGTGGGGTTGGTTGTGATAAAAAATGTATGTGGGTTGGAAATGTCACTTTTACTCCATTATGTAGCAGTGAGGCTTCTCAATGTGATTTTTAATATGTTTACTCACAATTATCTTACCTGGAAAAGGCAAGTGTGGAACTGTAGAGAGGGAGGTACCTCATGAGTACATCACCGCGCTGCAGACGGAGCGAATATTTATTTGTAAAGCGTCCGATTTCTGTGAGGCCCAGGGAAGGGAGGATGGTGTGGAGTTTGAAGGGGGGAAAGGAAGagttgagggagggggaggagagtcaTTGACCAGTGACAGGGTAAGAGAAACAGCAGAGagtgcagaaagagagagcgacttAGGGTCAGGTcagtaaactgtgtgtgtgtatatatcaggcCCTGGGTTAAGACTGCCTGGAGGAGATCTGGTTTCTAAGCCTGGGATACCTCACAGTGGCAAAACACTACCAGATGTGGGCCAGCCAGGAGACGGggaggggatggtgtgtgtgaaCTCACGATATGAAGAGTGAACATGTCTCAACGCTATATATCAACTCAGTTACACATGCAGCCTTTTGCTTTTACTATTGTGCTTGCAGAACACTGAAAGTTGCTCAAATTTGTGGATCCTGACCCACCCAACCCTGACCAGTTACATCACCTTATAGAAAAGTGAAACACAGCAAGAGATAATGACCTATAATTAGCTTGATGGTTTGCCAGGTTAACATGCAAAAATTCCATACTCTTTCAATCAGATTACGTTGACTGCAGGCATCTGTCCTTGATTGGACGGCAATATCATGCTGGTCTTTGCAACAGTTTTAAAGCAAATAagatttttcccaaaatatttctATTGTTCAACAAAATCATGTCTGCTTGTTGGATTAGGTACTCTCGTTTCAGTTGCACAAATGCAACAGTAATACGATACAAATGCACGTTCGGGGTCATTATTTAAGGCCTCCTGACACTCCAGTTGAACACAACACGTaatagatatagaacagataacGCACAATGTCTAAAACAACATTCTGGTACACTCCGCCCTACCTAGGACACACTACCAAAACAAAAGGGAAGGAGAGGTGAACTCAAGACAAGAGAAGCCAAAAAGGAGATCTCACATTTCAGCAGGAAAGGAGGAGATCCGCTCAAGGCAGTGTGTCGATTTCCTGTTCGTAAGCTTTCGGggcaaatccccccccccccttgaactCATCATGCTAGTTATTTTTCCTACAGAAATACCATCTTGAATCAATGGCTCTGATATATTGACCTGACACCATTGGAGAGATACTATTCCACAGCCAATCAGAGTGAGTAGAAATTAGACCTGGAGGATAGAACAGGAGACGACCAGAGAAACTAAATAGCAACATGCTGTATAACAGGGTAATGTGTCCACACTACAGCCTTCATAGGGAGTATTGTACAAGCAGATGTTAAAAGTAATTGAGGACGTTAGGTGTGGAATGGTTGATATTCCAAACCACGTTAGAAACAGAATCTCTATATCTAGGCCTTCGTTTACAGTGTACCCCTTCATCCTACCCATTGGATACATTTTAGGAAGGCATCACAATCACGCTGGTTTTACATTGCCTCGTCCAAGGATTTCTTTTAGACTTTCAAAAACGTAAGTTTAAAAACATCCAAACAGAACACCAATGACGTTCAAGTGACCGCAGGTTAAAAACGTCATCGTTTTATTCTGTGAAACTGTACAAGATACAAGCCATATTGCATTAAGAAACATCAAGTAGAAACAGCAAGATTATAAGTCTTATAAATACATATGTTCTTTTAAAAAAGGGTGAATATTTACAGAATGTGGCAATTTAATAGCGACATCTTACAGCTagactacatcccaaatggcaccctattccctatgtagttcactacttttgaccaggtccactagggctctggtcaaaagcagtgcactatatagggaatagggtgccatttgggacataaacaCTATACACAAGCATaatacaacttttttttaaaggtgtgtTAGACATTTCTCTCTGTGCCAAGATGAATGTTCTCAGATGTCTGCAAGTTAGCGTAAAAGTAACATCAGCCACACGTTAACAAAAACAGGAACATCAATTTAAAAAGTACAGAAGCAAGGAATGAAATGCACATATTCCAAAAACCTTTGCAATTCCTTGCAATACTTAACATACATTGGTCTCGTCAGACATTAGCCCTGTATCCCTGGTTTCTCCTTGGATGAGAAACTCACGACATAATACAAAATAGCTGAAAACATATTGAAAAGTCATGGCAAAACAGACTTTCTTTGTTGCTGCCGTTACATCACTGGGTGGCACATTGTGGTTT from Oncorhynchus kisutch isolate 150728-3 linkage group LG5, Okis_V2, whole genome shotgun sequence harbors:
- the LOC109878191 gene encoding small ubiquitin-related modifier 1 isoform X1 is translated as MSDTVGETKPSSGDGSEKKDGEYIKLKVIGQDNSEIHFKVKMTTHLKKLKESYSQRQGVPMNTLRFLFEGQRISDNQTPKELGMEDEDVIEVYQEQTGGLWND
- the LOC109878191 gene encoding small ubiquitin-related modifier 1 isoform X2; translation: MSDTETKPSSGDGSEKKDGEYIKLKVIGQDNSEIHFKVKMTTHLKKLKESYSQRQGVPMNTLRFLFEGQRISDNQTPKELGMEDEDVIEVYQEQTGGLWND